Proteins from a genomic interval of Tenacibaculum sp. SZ-18:
- a CDS encoding flavin-containing monooxygenase: MTTNFDVIIVGAGVSGIGMACHLEKEFENLNYAVLERRKSIGGTWDLFNYPGIRSDSDMLTFGYDFRPWNGDKTLANGPSIKQYLVDTSREFKVDEKIIFETKVTRANWNSKSKTWEITVDDLETGNTKNYTCNFFIAASGYYNHDHGYLPKFKGYDTFKGTIVHPQHWPKDLNYENKRVIVIGSGATAITIVPSMADKTSHITMLQRSPTYVYSVPSVDKLALKLRSFLSDKTVYKIVRYRNIMLQQLIFKLSKKYPERIQKFLLSKIQRQLGEHYDMKHFTPNYNPWDQRLAAVPDNDLFKAIRNGKASVVTDHIESFTENGIQLKSGDHLEADIIITATGLQLQVLGGMKLHIDNEPHQLNQKMTYKSVLAQDTPNFAYLFGYTNASWTLKINIAASYLARLIKEMKERKRTAVIPRTSSESNIDESVLDSLNSGYVKRGGNTLPRQGKKLPWRVVHNYKKDKKILKKPIEDQYLEWIP; the protein is encoded by the coding sequence ATGACTACAAATTTTGATGTAATTATAGTTGGTGCTGGAGTTTCAGGAATTGGAATGGCATGCCATTTAGAAAAAGAATTCGAAAACTTAAATTATGCTGTTTTAGAAAGACGCAAATCTATTGGAGGAACATGGGATTTATTCAATTATCCAGGTATTCGTTCGGATTCTGATATGTTAACTTTTGGTTATGATTTTCGACCGTGGAATGGAGATAAAACTTTGGCCAATGGACCGTCGATAAAACAATATCTGGTTGATACTTCCAGAGAATTTAAAGTTGACGAAAAAATCATTTTCGAAACAAAAGTAACTAGAGCCAATTGGAACTCTAAAAGTAAAACTTGGGAAATAACTGTCGATGATTTGGAAACTGGTAATACAAAAAATTACACTTGTAATTTCTTTATAGCAGCATCTGGTTATTATAATCATGATCATGGATACCTTCCTAAATTTAAAGGTTATGATACTTTTAAAGGAACTATTGTTCATCCGCAGCATTGGCCAAAAGATTTGAATTATGAAAATAAAAGAGTAATCGTAATTGGAAGTGGAGCAACTGCTATTACAATTGTTCCATCAATGGCAGATAAAACTTCGCACATTACGATGCTTCAGAGATCTCCAACATACGTTTATAGTGTTCCTTCAGTAGATAAATTAGCTCTTAAACTCAGGTCATTTCTTTCAGACAAAACAGTGTATAAAATTGTCCGTTATCGCAATATTATGTTACAACAGCTGATTTTTAAACTTAGCAAAAAGTATCCTGAACGCATTCAGAAATTTTTATTATCAAAAATCCAAAGGCAACTTGGAGAACATTACGATATGAAACATTTCACACCAAATTATAACCCTTGGGATCAACGTTTGGCAGCAGTTCCTGATAATGATTTATTCAAGGCAATTCGAAACGGGAAAGCTTCTGTAGTAACTGATCATATCGAATCTTTTACAGAAAATGGAATTCAATTAAAATCTGGTGATCATTTAGAGGCTGATATTATTATTACAGCAACAGGCTTACAACTGCAAGTTTTAGGTGGAATGAAATTGCATATTGATAATGAACCGCATCAATTAAATCAAAAAATGACCTATAAGAGTGTTCTCGCTCAAGACACACCTAACTTTGCTTACCTATTCGGATATACAAATGCATCATGGACACTTAAAATTAATATCGCTGCTAGTTATCTAGCACGTTTAATTAAAGAAATGAAAGAAAGAAAAAGAACGGCTGTTATTCCTCGTACTTCGAGTGAAAGCAATATAGATGAAAGCGTTTTGGACTCGTTAAACTCAGGTTATGTAAAAAGAGGAGGTAACACCTTACCAAGACAAGGAAAAAAACTCCCGTGGAGAGTTGTACACAATTATAAAAAAGACAAGAAAATCCTAAAAAAACCAATTGAGGATCAATACCTCGAATGGATTCCCTAA
- a CDS encoding beta strand repeat-containing protein translates to MNETQGSGSGVNISAGDYNSFYGDSSGFSIDFGLENVFMGYKSGYLNRSGDYNVYIGNQSGYSSTTHENVFIGYQSGYSNTTGSDNVFMGFRSGYYNTTAFDGTFIGHGAGFNNTTGVDNTFIGEAAGREVTDGDDNTYVGHKAGAGDINSITISTTATTNPGTGSDNTAVGSMAGYSLLTGNRNAFFGNDAGAGNEVGDRNTFIGDSSGTDNNAGIYNTFVGQASGASNEHASHNTFIGARAGWDNNRTNSTSNANRNTYVGFTTGFTNRTGQDNVGFGAFADYDNNDRSRTIFIGAYARPSQNDVIMLGYSGFNDGQYSISIGQDHDIRGTNAVGIGNQFNMNANADYSVGIGNLANITQSNAVGIGNNVDIDNTQAVAVGSGAVIQNDGAIVIGYQAASNDAGSSATNNIAIGYNATVSGDNSIAIGNGASAVSANTMVLGGATNPLSVGIGTDFPNANASLDLSGTNKGLLLNRLTTAERTTLGTSLSVLEKGLFVYDIDLDSPFSWNGSQWIASEADTDAQDLDLSDNTLSLTNDATTVDLSGYLDNTDSQALSVASNILSITGNSDTVDLSPYLDNTDNQDLTISGNILSLTNDASTIDLSGYLDNTDSQALSVASNILSITGNSDTVDLSPYLDNTDSQDLTISGNTLSLTNDASTVDLSGYLDNTDNQDLTISGNTLSLTNDASTVDLSGYLDNTDAQSISLATNTLSISGNVSTVDLSGYLDNTDAQSISLATNTLSISGNVSTVDLSGYLDNTDSQGLSVASNILSITGNSDTVDLSPYLDNTDNQDLTISGNILSLTNDASTIDLSGYLDNTDSQGLSVASDILSITGNSDTVDLSPYLDNTDSQDLTISGNTLSLTNDASTVDLSGYLDNTDNQDLTISGNTLSLTNDATTVDLSGYLDNTDSQGLSVASDILSITGNSDTVDLSPYLDNTDSQDLTISGNTLSLTNDASTVDLSGYLDNTDAQSISLATNTLSISGNASTVDLSGYLDNTDSQGISVASNILSITGNSDTVDLSPYLDNTDAQNLSLTGTDLSIANGNSVDLSVLQDGTGTDAQDLNLSGNTLSLTNDATSVDLSGYLDNTDSQNLGLSGTTLTISGGIGVDLSSLQDGTGTDSQGISVASNILSITGNSETVDLSPYLDNTDAQNLSLSGTDLSIANGNSVDLSVLQDGTGTDAQDLNLSGNTLSLTNDATSVDLSPYLDNTDSQNLELSGTTLTISGGIGVDLSSLQDGTGTDSQGLSVASNILSITGNSDTVDLSPYLDNTDSQNLGLSGTTLTISGGIGVDLSSLQDGTGTDSQGISVASNILSITGNSDTVDLSPYLDNTDSQNLGLSGTTLTISGGTGVDLSSLQDGTGTDSQDLTLTGNTLSLTNDASSVDLSSYLDNTDSQSLTSATLVGTNLNVAIENGSSVNVDLAPLISTLQSDLSTAQAEVAQLRTEMTSVLSRLNELENCACDGTLSADGGLTAGKNQAILYQNIPNPFNGTTSIKYYVPETMEKAAIVFSNTSGQVIDTVYLEKLGEQEIFFNSSSLPVGVYFYTLYVRGHKVATKKMIIE, encoded by the coding sequence ATGAATGAAACACAAGGATCAGGTTCGGGTGTAAATATATCAGCAGGAGATTATAATTCCTTTTATGGAGATAGTTCAGGATTTTCTATTGATTTTGGACTTGAAAATGTTTTCATGGGATATAAGTCAGGATATCTTAATAGATCTGGGGACTACAATGTCTACATTGGAAATCAATCAGGATATTCTAGTACAACCCACGAAAATGTTTTTATTGGATATCAATCGGGATATTCTAATACTACTGGATCAGATAATGTTTTCATGGGGTTTAGGTCAGGATATTATAATACTACCGCATTCGATGGCACATTCATAGGACATGGTGCTGGTTTTAATAATACAACAGGTGTGGATAATACATTTATTGGAGAGGCTGCTGGTAGAGAAGTTACAGATGGAGACGATAATACCTATGTAGGTCATAAGGCTGGGGCAGGTGATATTAATAGTATTACAATATCAACCACTGCTACAACAAACCCTGGGACTGGATCGGATAATACAGCTGTTGGTTCTATGGCAGGGTATTCGCTTTTAACAGGTAATCGTAATGCTTTTTTTGGAAATGATGCTGGTGCTGGTAATGAGGTTGGTGATAGGAATACATTTATTGGAGATTCTTCAGGAACTGACAATAACGCGGGAATCTATAATACTTTTGTAGGGCAAGCTTCAGGAGCATCTAATGAACATGCAAGTCATAATACATTTATTGGTGCTCGTGCAGGATGGGATAATAACCGAACCAATTCAACTTCCAATGCAAATAGAAATACCTATGTTGGTTTTACAACTGGTTTTACCAATCGAACGGGACAAGATAATGTTGGTTTTGGAGCTTTTGCAGATTATGATAATAACGATAGAAGTAGGACTATTTTTATTGGAGCTTATGCCAGACCGAGTCAGAATGATGTGATTATGTTAGGATATAGTGGTTTTAATGACGGTCAGTATAGCATATCTATAGGTCAGGATCACGATATCCGTGGAACTAATGCTGTTGGGATTGGTAATCAATTTAATATGAATGCAAATGCAGATTATTCTGTTGGTATTGGTAATTTAGCTAATATTACACAATCCAATGCAGTAGGAATTGGAAATAATGTAGATATAGATAATACGCAAGCAGTAGCAGTAGGTTCAGGAGCTGTTATACAGAACGATGGTGCTATTGTTATCGGATATCAAGCAGCTTCCAATGATGCAGGAAGTTCAGCGACAAATAATATTGCCATAGGATACAATGCAACTGTTAGTGGAGATAATTCAATAGCGATAGGAAATGGAGCCTCTGCTGTAAGTGCTAATACAATGGTTTTAGGAGGAGCTACGAATCCATTGAGTGTAGGAATTGGTACGGATTTTCCAAATGCAAATGCTTCCTTAGATTTAAGTGGAACTAACAAAGGTTTATTATTAAATAGATTAACAACAGCAGAGAGGACAACTTTAGGAACTAGTTTATCAGTGTTAGAGAAGGGATTGTTTGTATACGATATAGACTTGGATTCTCCTTTCAGTTGGAATGGTTCACAATGGATTGCTTCTGAAGCAGATACCGATGCTCAAGATTTAGATTTATCAGATAATACGTTAAGTTTAACCAATGATGCAACTACTGTAGATTTATCTGGATATTTGGATAATACGGATTCACAAGCACTTTCTGTGGCGTCAAATATTTTAAGTATTACTGGAAATTCAGATACAGTTGATTTATCACCGTATTTAGATAATACAGATAATCAAGATTTAACTATTTCTGGAAATATACTTAGTTTAACAAATGATGCTTCCACAATTGATTTATCTGGATATTTGGATAATACGGATTCACAAGCACTTTCTGTGGCGTCAAATATTTTAAGTATTACTGGAAATTCAGATACAGTTGATTTATCACCGTATTTAGATAATACAGATAGTCAAGATTTAACTATTTCAGGAAATACACTTAGTTTAACCAATGATGCTTCCACGGTTGATTTATCAGGATATTTAGATAATACAGATAATCAAGATTTAACTATTTCAGGAAATACACTTAGTTTAACCAATGATGCTTCTACTGTAGATTTATCAGGATACTTGGATAATACGGATGCACAATCGATTTCATTAGCGACAAACACATTGAGTATTTCAGGCAATGTTTCTACGGTTGATTTATCTGGATACTTGGATAATACGGATGCACAATCGATTTCATTAGCGACAAACACATTGAGTATTTCAGGCAATGTTTCTACGGTTGATTTATCTGGATATTTGGATAATACGGATTCACAAGGTCTTTCTGTAGCGTCAAATATTTTAAGTATTACTGGAAATTCAGATACGGTTGATTTGTCACCATATTTAGATAATACAGATAATCAAGATTTAACTATTTCTGGAAATATACTTAGTTTAACAAATGATGCTTCCACAATTGATTTATCTGGATATTTGGATAATACGGATTCACAAGGTCTTTCTGTAGCGTCAGATATTTTAAGTATTACTGGAAATTCAGATACAGTTGATTTATCACCGTATTTAGATAATACAGATAGTCAAGATTTAACTATTTCAGGAAATACACTTAGTTTAACCAATGATGCTTCCACGGTTGATTTATCAGGATATTTAGATAATACAGATAATCAAGATTTAACTATTTCAGGAAATACACTTAGTTTAACAAATGATGCAACTACTGTAGATTTATCTGGATATTTGGATAATACGGATTCACAAGGTCTTTCTGTAGCGTCAGATATTTTAAGTATTACTGGAAATTCAGATACAGTTGATTTATCACCATATTTAGATAATACTGATAGTCAGGATTTAACTATTTCAGGAAATACACTTAGTTTAACAAATGATGCTTCTACGGTTGATTTATCTGGATACTTGGATAATACGGATGCACAATCGATTTCACTAGCTACCAATACATTGAGTATTTCAGGCAATGCTTCTACGGTTGATTTATCGGGATATTTAGATAATACAGATTCACAAGGGATTTCTGTAGCGTCAAATATATTAAGTATTACTGGAAATTCAGATACAGTTGATTTGTCACCATATTTAGATAATACCGATGCTCAGAATTTAAGTTTAACAGGAACAGATTTAAGTATTGCGAATGGAAACTCTGTTGATTTATCAGTATTACAGGATGGAACAGGAACCGACGCACAAGATTTAAATTTATCAGGAAATACTTTGAGCTTAACCAATGATGCTACTTCTGTAGATTTATCGGGGTATTTAGATAATACAGATAGTCAAAATTTAGGATTATCAGGTACGACATTAACGATATCAGGAGGAATAGGAGTAGATTTATCTAGTTTACAAGATGGAACAGGAACGGATTCACAAGGCATTTCTGTAGCGTCAAATATTTTAAGTATTACAGGAAATTCAGAAACAGTTGATTTATCACCATATTTAGATAATACCGATGCGCAGAATTTAAGTTTATCAGGAACAGACTTAAGTATTGCCAATGGAAACTCTGTAGATTTATCAGTATTACAGGATGGAACAGGAACCGACGCACAAGATTTAAATTTATCAGGAAATACTTTAAGCTTAACCAACGATGCAACCTCTGTAGATTTATCACCATATTTGGACAATACTGATAGTCAAAATTTAGAATTATCAGGTACGACATTAACGATATCAGGAGGAATAGGAGTTGATTTATCTAGTTTACAGGATGGAACAGGAACGGATTCACAAGGCCTTTCTGTAGCGTCAAATATTTTAAGTATAACAGGAAATTCAGATACAGTTGATTTGTCACCATATTTAGATAATACAGATAGTCAAAATTTAGGATTATCAGGTACGACATTAACGATATCAGGAGGAATAGGAGTAGATTTATCTAGTTTACAAGATGGAACAGGAACGGATTCACAAGGCATTTCTGTAGCGTCAAATATTTTAAGTATTACTGGAAATTCAGATACAGTTGATTTATCACCATATTTAGACAATACAGATAGTCAAAATTTAGGATTATCAGGTACGACATTAACGATATCAGGAGGAACAGGAGTAGATTTATCTAGTTTACAAGATGGAACAGGAACGGATTCCCAAGATTTGACTTTAACAGGAAACACGTTAAGTCTAACAAATGATGCAAGCTCAGTTGATTTATCATCATATTTAGATAATACGGATAGTCAAAGTTTAACTTCTGCTACACTAGTAGGGACTAATTTAAATGTAGCTATTGAGAACGGCTCATCTGTAAACGTTGATTTGGCACCATTAATTTCAACTTTACAGAGTGATTTATCAACTGCACAAGCGGAAGTAGCTCAGTTAAGAACAGAAATGACTTCGGTTTTATCAAGATTAAATGAACTAGAAAATTGTGCTTGTGATGGAACGTTAAGCGCAGATGGTGGACTAACGGCAGGTAAAAATCAAGCTATTTTATATCAGAATATTCCTAATCCTTTCAACGGAACCACTTCTATTAAATATTACGTTCCTGAGACAATGGAAAAAGCTGCAATTGTTTTCAGTAATACTTCTGGTCAAGTTATTGATACAGTATACTTAGAAAAATTAGGAGAGCAAGAAATATTCTTTAATAGTTCTTCATTACCAGTAGGAGTGTATTTCTACACGTTGTATGTTCGAGGACATAAAGTAGCAACTAAGAAAATGATTATTGAATAA
- a CDS encoding T9SS type A sorting domain-containing protein yields the protein MIIPNTQKVVFVFMMLFISYSNAQTLNETSGTGSGVNITSGDFNTFYGDSSGANMRSGSQTVFIGYQAGRSNTTSECVFIGYQAGYSNTTGFDNTFIGWQAGRLNNGGDNTFIGAEAGEFNTSGYDNTFVGEEAGANNTTGYENTFIGEDAGLSNTTGYKNVYVGNEAGISTDVGYRNVAVGSESMSDVDDGHHNTALGDSAAIDIGDGIYNVMVGAASGPATEWADFNTFVGAMSGWDNNRTNSTTNANRNTYVGYIAGASNREGQDNAGFGAFSGYGRAQGTVQGQRVTVFSGNTNRNRTTFVGSQAIAAQNDVITMGYYSYNEGQYSIGIGNLGNMQNAAGAIVLGYDFDTTDNSDYSVGMGYQTNIATANAVGIGANTVVQNDGAIVIGYQAASNDAGSSATNNIAIGYNATVSGDNSVAIGNGASAVSANTMVLGGSVQPLSVGVGTNTPNVKASLDLADTNKGFKINSLTNAQRTALALTVADEGMMVYDNEDDVLYVWSGSAWIDNTAQTTDTDNQTIDTFTLASNTLSLSLEDDGQAEQTVDLSGYLDNTDAQSISLATNTLSISGNASTVDLSGYLDNTDSQALSVASNILSITGNSDTVDLSSYLDNTDNQDLTISGNILSLTNDASTVDLSGYLDNTDSQALSVASDILSITGNSDTVDLSPYLDNTDNQDLTISGNTLSLTNDASTVDLSGYLDNTDNQDLTISGNTLSLTNDASTVDLSGYLDNTDSQGLSVASDILSITGNSDTVDLSPYLDNTDSQDLTISGNTLSLTNDASTVDLSGYLDNTDSQGISVASDILSITGNSDTVDLSPYLDNTDNQDLTISGNTLSLTNDASTVDLSGYLDNTDSQGLSVASDILSITGNSDTVDLSPYLDNTDNQDLTISGNTLSLTNDASTVDLSGYLDNTDAQGLSVASDILSITGNSDTVDLSPYLDNTDNQDLTISGNTLSLTNDASTVDLSGYLDNTDAQSISLATNTLSISGNASTVDLSGYLDNTDSQGISVASNILSITGNSDTVDLSPYLDNTDAQNLSLSGTDLSIANGNSVDLSVLQDGTGTDSQDLDLSGNTLSLTNDATTVDLSGYLDNTDAQNLSLSGTDLSIANGNSVDLSVLQDGTGTDAQDLDLTGNTLSLTNDATSVDLSGYLDNTDAQNLSLSGTDLSIANGNSVDLSVLQDGTGTDNQTLALNGNNLIISNGNSIDLSVFTNSDSQDLTSAVLTGEDLVITIENGASVSVDLAPLLSSLQSDLSNSESKVAVLESQVASMLERLNTLEGCACDGTLSADGGLTAGKNQAILYQNIPNPFNGTTSIKYYVPETMEKAAIVFSNTSGQVIDTVYLEKLGEQEIFFNSSSLPVGVYFYTLYVRGHKVATKKMIIE from the coding sequence ATGATTATACCTAATACACAAAAAGTTGTTTTTGTTTTTATGATGTTATTTATATCATATTCAAATGCACAAACATTAAACGAAACATCTGGTACTGGTTCAGGAGTAAATATTACCTCGGGAGATTTTAATACCTTTTACGGAGATAGTTCTGGTGCAAATATGAGATCAGGAAGTCAAACTGTATTTATTGGATATCAAGCTGGTAGATCTAATACTACTTCTGAATGTGTTTTTATTGGATATCAAGCAGGATACTCAAATACGACAGGTTTTGATAACACCTTTATTGGTTGGCAAGCCGGTAGATTAAATAATGGAGGAGACAATACTTTTATTGGAGCCGAAGCAGGAGAGTTTAATACGTCAGGTTATGACAATACCTTCGTTGGTGAAGAGGCTGGTGCAAATAATACTACAGGCTATGAAAATACCTTTATCGGAGAGGATGCAGGTTTAAGTAATACCACTGGGTATAAAAATGTTTACGTAGGGAATGAGGCAGGAATTTCTACAGATGTAGGATATCGAAATGTAGCAGTTGGTTCCGAGTCAATGTCAGATGTCGATGACGGTCATCATAATACTGCTCTGGGAGATTCTGCTGCAATTGATATTGGAGATGGAATTTATAATGTTATGGTAGGTGCTGCATCTGGACCAGCAACTGAATGGGCTGACTTTAATACATTTGTCGGGGCGATGTCGGGTTGGGATAATAATCGAACTAATAGTACCACAAATGCCAATAGAAACACATATGTTGGTTACATTGCGGGGGCATCCAATAGAGAAGGACAAGATAATGCAGGTTTTGGTGCTTTTTCAGGATATGGCCGAGCACAAGGTACTGTACAAGGACAACGCGTTACAGTATTTTCTGGTAATACAAATAGAAATCGAACTACTTTTGTTGGTTCTCAAGCGATTGCCGCTCAAAATGATGTAATTACTATGGGGTACTATTCCTACAATGAAGGACAATATTCAATAGGTATCGGTAACCTAGGTAATATGCAAAATGCGGCAGGAGCCATTGTTTTAGGGTACGACTTTGATACAACTGATAATTCAGATTATTCTGTAGGTATGGGATATCAAACAAATATAGCTACTGCAAATGCCGTGGGTATTGGTGCAAATACAGTAGTTCAAAATGACGGTGCTATTGTTATCGGGTATCAAGCGGCTTCCAATGATGCAGGAAGTTCAGCGACAAATAATATTGCCATAGGATATAATGCAACTGTCAGCGGAGATAATTCTGTAGCGATAGGAAATGGAGCCTCTGCTGTAAGTGCTAATACAATGGTTTTAGGAGGCTCGGTGCAACCTTTGAGCGTTGGGGTGGGTACCAATACACCAAATGTTAAGGCTTCATTAGATTTAGCAGATACGAATAAAGGTTTTAAAATAAATAGTTTAACCAACGCGCAACGAACTGCGTTGGCATTAACAGTTGCTGATGAAGGAATGATGGTTTATGATAATGAAGATGATGTTTTATACGTTTGGTCAGGAAGTGCGTGGATAGATAATACAGCTCAAACTACTGATACAGATAACCAAACAATTGATACATTTACATTAGCATCAAATACATTAAGTTTATCATTAGAAGATGATGGTCAAGCGGAACAAACTGTAGATTTATCAGGATACTTGGATAATACGGATGCACAATCGATTTCACTAGCTACCAACACATTGAGTATTTCAGGGAATGCTTCTACTGTAGATTTATCTGGATATTTGGATAATACGGATTCACAAGCACTTTCTGTGGCGTCAAATATTTTAAGTATTACTGGGAATTCAGATACAGTTGATTTATCTTCATATTTAGATAATACAGATAATCAAGATTTAACTATTTCTGGAAATATACTTAGTTTAACAAATGATGCTTCCACAGTTGATTTATCTGGATATTTGGATAATACGGATTCACAAGCCCTTTCTGTAGCGTCAGATATTTTAAGTATTACTGGAAATTCAGATACAGTTGATTTATCACCATATTTAGATAATACAGATAATCAAGATTTAACTATTTCAGGAAATACACTTAGTTTAACAAATGATGCTTCCACGGTTGATTTATCAGGATATTTAGATAATACAGATAATCAAGATTTAACTATTTCAGGAAATACACTTAGTTTAACAAATGATGCTTCCACAGTTGATTTATCTGGATATTTGGATAATACGGATTCACAAGGTCTTTCTGTAGCGTCAGATATTTTAAGTATAACTGGAAATTCAGATACAGTTGATTTATCACCGTATTTAGATAATACAGATAGTCAAGATTTAACTATTTCAGGAAATACACTTAGTTTAACAAATGATGCTTCCACAGTTGATTTATCTGGATATTTGGATAATACGGATTCACAAGGAATTTCTGTAGCGTCAGATATTTTAAGTATAACTGGAAATTCAGATACAGTTGATTTATCACCATATTTAGATAATACAGATAATCAAGATTTAACTATTTCAGGAAATACACTTAGTTTAACAAATGATGCTTCTACAGTTGATTTATCTGGATATTTGGATAATACGGATTCACAAGGTCTTTCTGTAGCGTCAGATATTTTAAGTATTACTGGAAATTCAGATACAGTTGATTTATCACCGTATTTAGATAATACAGATAATCAAGATTTAACTATTTCAGGAAATACACTTAGTTTAACAAATGATGCTTCTACGGTTGATTTATCTGGATACTTGGATAATACGGATGCACAAGGTCTTTCTGTAGCGTCAGATATTTTAAGCATTACTGGAAATTCAGATACAGTTGATTTATCACCGTATTTAGATAATACAGATAATCAAGATTTAACTATTTCAGGAAATACACTTAGTTTAACAAATGATGCTTCTACGGTTGATTTATCTGGATACTTGGATAATACGGATGCACAATCGATTTCACTAGCTACCAATACATTGAGTATTTCAGGCAATGCTTCTACGGTTGATTTATCGGGATATTTAGATAATACAGATTCACAAGGTATTTCCGTAGCGTCAAATATTTTAAGTATTACTGGAAATTCAGATACAGTTGATTTGTCACCATATTTAGATAATACCGATGCGCAGAATTTAAGTTTATCAGGAACAGACTTAAGTATTGCGAATGGAAACTCTGTTGATTTATCAGTATTACAGGATGGAACAGGAACGGACTCACAAGATTTAGATTTGTCAGGAAACACTTTAAGCTTAACCAATGATGCAACTACTGTAGATTTATCGGGGTATTTAGATAATACCGATGCGCAGAATTTAAGTTTATCAGGAACAGACTTAAGTATTGCGAATGGAAACTCTGTTGATTTATCAGTATTACAGGATGGAACAGGAACCGATGCACAAGATTTAGATTTGACAGGAAACACTTTGAGCTTAACCAACGATGCAACTTCTGTAGATTTATCGGGGTATTTAGATAATACAGATGCACAGAATTTAAGTTTATCAGGAACAGACTTAAGTATTGCAAATGGAAACTCTGTGGATTTATCGGTGTTACAGGATGGAACAGGAACGGATAACCAGACATTAGCATTAAATGGTAATAATCTTATCATAAGTAATGGAAATTCAATTGATTTATCTGTATTTACAAATTCGGATAGTCAAGATTTGACCTCTGCAGTTTTAACGGGTGAGGATTTAGTAATTACCATTGAAAACGGTGCTTCAGTTAGTGTTGATTTAGCGCCATTGCTTTCTTCATTACAATCGGATTTATCAAACTCAGAATCAAAAGTAGCTGTATTAGAATCACAAGTAGCGAGTATGTTGGAGCGTTTAAATACACTAGAAGGTTGTGCTTGTGATGGAACGTTAAGCGCAGATGGTGGACTAACGGCAGGTAAAAATCAAGCTATTTTATATCAGAATATTCCTAATCCTTTCAACGGAACCACTTCTATTAAGTATTACGTTCCTGAGACAATGGAAAAAGCAGCGATTGTTTTCAGTAATACTTCTGGTCAAGTTATTGATACAGTATATTTAGAAAAATTAGGAGAGCAAGAAATATTCTTTAATAGTTCTTCATTACCAGTTGGAGTGTATTTCTACACGTTGTATGTTCGAGGACATAAAGTAGCAACTAAGAAAATGATTATAGAATAG
- a CDS encoding Lacal_2735 family protein, which produces MFTLLKKKSIEQKLQEKYNRLIEEGDKLLFTNQPESVKKYKEARRTLNQIESLKNAI; this is translated from the coding sequence ATGTTTACATTATTAAAAAAGAAGTCAATAGAGCAAAAATTGCAGGAAAAATATAACCGATTAATTGAAGAAGGAGATAAACTACTATTTACGAATCAACCAGAAAGTGTCAAAAAGTATAAAGAGGCACGCCGTACTTTAAACCAAATTGAAAGTTTAAAAAACGCTATTTAA